The nucleotide sequence GCATTCGCTGGAATGATGATGCCGGGAGTAGATCATCTGCCGCACACTTTCAATCTCTCGCAAATGGCTTACTCAAAAGGGCAGCCTACGTGGGGCGCACACTTAGCCGATGAGCTAGAAAATATCGTCACTTTGCATGACGCCAACACGATCGCTGCTGTGATCTTGGAGCCTGTACAAGGATCGACAGGGGTGCTGGTGCCCCCACAAGGCTATTTGCAGAAGATTCGGGATATTTGTACAAAGCATGGCATCTTGCTGATCTTTGATGAGGTCATTACGGGCTTCGGGCGCTTAGGAGCGAACTTTGGTGCAGATCGATTTGGTGTGACGCCAGATATGATCACCTTTGCAAAAGCCATTACCAATGGTGTGATTCCGATGGGTGGTGTATTGGTGCGCGGTGATATTTATGATGCGGTCATGGGCCAGGGTGGTCAAGAACAAGCGATTGAATTCTTCCATGGCTACACTTACTCTGGCCATCCCATTCCCACGGCAGCTGCTCATGCCGTACTAGATATTTTTGAATCCGATGATCTAGTCAATCGCGCAAAAGCACTTGAACCAGTCTTAGAAAATTCCTTACATGCTCTCAAAGGAAAAACAGGCTTACTTGATATTCGTAACTTTGGCCTTTCTGGTGCGGTTGATATAGTTCCGATTGCTGGTAAGCCAGGATTACGAGCCATGAAGACTTTAGAGGCCTGTATTGAAAGGGGTGCCTTAGTGCGTATTACAAACGACACGATTGCCGTTGGCCCCCCATTCATATCAACGCCAGCCGAAGTGGAGTTCTTAGTGAGCGTTCTCAGTGATGCGATTGATGATGCGATGAAAATCGATTAATACTGAATGGCAGTCAGCGGGACCTTAGTTGAATAAGTGATACAGAATGGGGATAGCTACCGCGCTAATCACCCCATTCATTCCCATAGCTAGACTGGCATAAGTTCCTGCCTCTGGATGAATGCTAAATGCACGCGAGGTGCCAATGCCATGGGCGCCAATGCCAATGGCAAAACCACGCTGCCACCACGCTTTCATGCCCAGTGCATTCAGAATAAAGGGCGCCAGAATTGCTCCGAGGATTCCGGTAGTCACGGCAAAGATCGCGGTTAAGGTTGGAGATACGCCGATACGCTCAGCGATACCCATGGCAATGGGTGCAGTAACTGATTTGGGGTACATGGCGCCCGTAATGCTGGAGTCAGCCCCTAATAACTTGGCAATGTTGACAGCGCCAATAATGGATACCAAGCCACCCGCAATTAAAGATGCCAGCAAGGGAAGGGATCGACCCTTTAAGCTACTTAAGCCTCTATAGATCGGTATGGCTAAAGAGACGGTTGCCGAGCCTAATAAGAAGTGAATAAATTGCGCACCTTCAAAGTAGGTGGAATAGGGCATTTCAACAAATTGAATGATGCTGGCCACCAAAATGATCGCAATTGCTACTGGGTTAGCTAAGGGATTCTGTTTTGTAGCCTTATAAATCGAGAGGCCAATTTGATAGGCAGCCAAAGTAATGAAGAGGGCAAATAAAGGGCTGCCCGAGAGGTAAACCCAAATCTCCACAATTGAATGCTTTTCGTTCATTGCCCCGTCTCTTTTGGCTTTGCGCTCAAAAAGCGGACAACCAGTGCGCTAGTGGCAATGGTGAGGATCACACTACCGACCAAGGCGCTGATGATTGCGAGGGCATTAGCCTGCAGTTGGGGTAAAAATAACACCACCCCAACGGCTGCCGGAACAAATAAGAGGCCAAGGTATTGGCTAAAGCCGTCCGCCACCAATGCAAGCTCACTGTTAATTCCTTTGCGCAATACTAGCCAAATAATCAGTAATACCAAGCCAATGACGGGGCCTGGAAGGGTGGGCAGGACAAACTTAGATACAAGCTCACCGAGGCTTTGAAAGAGCAGGATTTGGACTAGACCGGAGATCATGGCTTGATCTTACTGCTCTGCAATATATGTTGCATAGCAATAAATAATTTCTTGGTTAATATAAACATATCAAAAGCAGGGTCTTTGGTAATCAGTAAGACTTCAAAATAAATCAATTAAGGAGAGCACGCATGGCTGACTTAAACGTCAACGGTAAAAAGTACAAGGTGGATGTTGATCCAGAAACCCCTTTGTTGTGGGCGATCCGTGATCATGTTGGATTAACGGGTACTAAATATGGTTGCGGTGTGGGTCAGTGCGGCGCATGTACTGTTTTATTTGACGGTCAGGCAATTCGGAGCTGTGCAATTCCAGTGAG is from Polynucleobacter sp. MG-Unter2-18 and encodes:
- a CDS encoding aminotransferase class III-fold pyridoxal phosphate-dependent enzyme; its protein translation is MTAALKTPSAIDMSAYWLPYTPNRYFHQHPKVMQSAKGAYYFDDHGRKLFDGLSGLWCSPLGHADPRIGAAIQKQYETMDYCPAFQMASEATFTLASRIVDMAPTGLDKVFFTNSGSEAVDTALKMAVAYHRCIGNASRFRMIGRERAYHGVGIGGISVGGIVANRKAFAGMMMPGVDHLPHTFNLSQMAYSKGQPTWGAHLADELENIVTLHDANTIAAVILEPVQGSTGVLVPPQGYLQKIRDICTKHGILLIFDEVITGFGRLGANFGADRFGVTPDMITFAKAITNGVIPMGGVLVRGDIYDAVMGQGGQEQAIEFFHGYTYSGHPIPTAAAHAVLDIFESDDLVNRAKALEPVLENSLHALKGKTGLLDIRNFGLSGAVDIVPIAGKPGLRAMKTLEACIERGALVRITNDTIAVGPPFISTPAEVEFLVSVLSDAIDDAMKID
- a CDS encoding LrgB family protein, which produces MNEKHSIVEIWVYLSGSPLFALFITLAAYQIGLSIYKATKQNPLANPVAIAIILVASIIQFVEMPYSTYFEGAQFIHFLLGSATVSLAIPIYRGLSSLKGRSLPLLASLIAGGLVSIIGAVNIAKLLGADSSITGAMYPKSVTAPIAMGIAERIGVSPTLTAIFAVTTGILGAILAPFILNALGMKAWWQRGFAIGIGAHGIGTSRAFSIHPEAGTYASLAMGMNGVISAVAIPILYHLFN
- a CDS encoding CidA/LrgA family protein yields the protein MISGLVQILLFQSLGELVSKFVLPTLPGPVIGLVLLIIWLVLRKGINSELALVADGFSQYLGLLFVPAAVGVVLFLPQLQANALAIISALVGSVILTIATSALVVRFLSAKPKETGQ